In the Prochlorococcus sp. MIT 1307 genome, one interval contains:
- the rpoB gene encoding DNA-directed RNA polymerase subunit beta, producing MSRSSLQVAKTATYLPDLVEVQRASFKWFLEKGLIEELESFSPITDYTGKLELHFVGSEYRLKRPRHDVEEAKRRDATFASQMYVTCRLLNKETGEIKEQEVFIGELPLMTERGTFIINGAERVIVNQIVRSPGVYFKDEQDKNGRRTYNASVIPNRGAWLKFETDKNDLLHVRVDKTRKINAHVLMRAMGLSDNDVVDKLRHPEYYKKSIEAANEEGISSEDQALLELYKKLRPGEPPSVSGGQQLLQTRFFDPKRYDLGRVGRYKINKKLRLTIPNTVRTLTHEDVLSTLDYLINLELDVGGASLDDIDHLGNRRVRSVGELLQNQVRVGLNRLERIIKERMTVGETDSLTPAQLVNPKPLVAAIKEFFGSSQLSQFMDQTNPLAELTHKRRISALGPGGLTRERAGFAVRDIHPSHYGRLCPIETPEGPNAGLINSLATHARVNQYGFIETPFWKVENGRVIKQGDPIYLSADLEDECRVAPGDVATDSEGKILAELIPVRYRQDFEKVPPEQVDYVQLSPVQVISVATSLIPFLEHDDANRALMGSNMQRQAVPLLRPERPLVGTGLETQVARDSGMVPISRVNGTVTFVDATAIVVRDEDGDDHTHYLQKYQRSNQDTCLNQRPIVRQGDPVIIGQVLADGSACEGGEIALGQNVLVAYMPWEGYNYEDAILVSERLVKDDLYTSVHIEKYEIEARQTKLGPEEITREIPNVAEENLGNLDEMGIIRTGAFVESGDILVGKVTPKGESDQPPEEKLLRAIFGEKARDVRDNSLRVPSTERGRVVDVRIYTREQGDELPPGANMVVRVYVAQRRKIQVGDKMAGRHGNKGIISRILPREDMPYLPDGTPVDIVLNPLGVPSRMNVGQVFECLMGWAAANLDCRVKVVPFDEMYGAEKSQQTVEAYLQKAAKQPGKEWVYNPDSPGKLQLIDGRSGEPFDQPVTVGYAQILKLVHLVDDKIHARSTGPYSLVTQQPLGGKAQQGGQRLGEMEVWALEAYGAAYTLQELLTVKSDDMQGRNEALNAIVKGKPIPRPGTPESFKVLMRELQSLGLDIAVYTDEGKEVDLMQDVNPRRSTPSRPTYESLGVSDYDED from the coding sequence ATGAGCAGAAGCTCGCTTCAGGTCGCTAAGACAGCTACTTACCTGCCAGATTTGGTTGAGGTGCAGAGAGCAAGCTTTAAATGGTTTCTAGAGAAAGGATTAATAGAGGAGCTGGAGAGTTTTTCACCGATCACTGATTATACGGGGAAGCTAGAGCTACATTTTGTAGGAAGTGAATACCGCCTTAAGCGTCCTCGACATGATGTTGAAGAGGCAAAAAGAAGGGATGCAACCTTTGCTTCTCAGATGTATGTAACTTGTAGACTTCTTAATAAGGAAACAGGCGAAATAAAGGAACAAGAAGTTTTTATTGGTGAATTGCCATTAATGACTGAGCGTGGAACTTTTATTATTAATGGCGCTGAGCGGGTAATTGTTAATCAGATAGTTCGTAGCCCTGGTGTTTACTTTAAAGATGAACAAGATAAAAATGGAAGACGAACTTATAACGCAAGTGTAATACCAAATAGAGGAGCTTGGCTCAAATTTGAAACTGATAAAAATGATTTATTGCATGTACGTGTTGACAAGACACGAAAAATCAATGCACATGTATTGATGAGGGCTATGGGCCTTTCAGACAATGACGTGGTGGATAAATTACGTCATCCCGAATATTATAAAAAGTCCATTGAAGCTGCTAATGAAGAAGGAATTAGTTCAGAAGATCAGGCTCTGTTGGAATTATATAAAAAGTTAAGACCTGGTGAACCACCTTCGGTAAGTGGTGGCCAACAACTCTTGCAAACTAGATTTTTTGATCCAAAGCGTTATGACCTAGGGAGGGTAGGACGTTACAAGATAAATAAGAAACTACGTTTAACTATTCCGAATACAGTCAGAACATTGACTCATGAAGATGTTTTATCAACACTTGATTACTTAATAAATCTAGAGCTAGATGTAGGTGGCGCTAGCCTTGATGATATTGATCATTTGGGTAACCGTCGAGTTAGATCAGTCGGAGAACTTCTTCAGAATCAAGTACGTGTCGGATTAAATCGCTTAGAAAGAATCATTAAAGAACGAATGACAGTTGGTGAGACAGATTCACTAACTCCTGCTCAATTAGTTAACCCCAAGCCCCTTGTTGCGGCGATTAAAGAATTTTTTGGTTCAAGTCAACTGAGCCAATTTATGGATCAAACTAATCCTTTGGCAGAATTGACCCATAAACGTCGTATCTCTGCATTGGGCCCAGGTGGTCTAACAAGAGAGCGTGCAGGTTTTGCGGTTCGCGATATTCACCCTTCTCATTATGGAAGATTATGCCCAATAGAAACACCAGAAGGGCCTAATGCTGGCTTGATTAACTCACTTGCTACTCATGCAAGAGTTAATCAATATGGATTTATCGAAACTCCATTCTGGAAAGTTGAAAATGGACGAGTAATTAAGCAAGGTGATCCGATTTATCTTTCAGCAGACTTGGAAGACGAATGCAGGGTGGCGCCTGGTGATGTGGCAACAGATAGTGAAGGGAAAATTCTTGCAGAATTGATACCAGTTAGATACCGCCAAGATTTTGAAAAAGTTCCTCCAGAACAAGTCGATTATGTCCAGTTATCCCCTGTTCAGGTTATTTCAGTAGCGACTTCATTAATACCTTTTCTAGAACATGACGATGCGAATAGAGCACTTATGGGATCAAATATGCAGCGACAAGCTGTTCCACTTTTGCGGCCTGAACGCCCATTGGTTGGAACAGGACTTGAAACTCAAGTTGCAAGAGATTCTGGCATGGTACCTATTTCCAGAGTAAACGGAACGGTCACATTTGTAGATGCTACAGCTATTGTTGTGCGTGACGAAGATGGCGATGATCATACACACTATCTTCAGAAGTATCAGCGGTCTAATCAAGACACATGCCTTAATCAAAGACCTATTGTTAGGCAAGGAGACCCCGTAATAATTGGTCAAGTTCTGGCAGATGGATCAGCTTGCGAAGGTGGAGAAATTGCATTAGGTCAAAATGTTTTAGTCGCATATATGCCGTGGGAAGGTTATAACTATGAAGATGCAATTCTTGTTAGCGAGCGTTTAGTTAAGGATGATCTTTATACTTCTGTCCATATAGAAAAGTATGAGATCGAAGCACGACAAACAAAATTAGGGCCAGAAGAAATTACGAGAGAAATTCCTAATGTTGCCGAAGAAAATTTAGGAAATTTAGATGAAATGGGTATTATTCGAACAGGTGCTTTTGTAGAGAGTGGAGATATTCTTGTTGGGAAAGTTACTCCTAAGGGAGAATCAGACCAACCGCCCGAAGAAAAACTTTTAAGAGCAATTTTTGGTGAAAAAGCACGTGATGTACGTGACAACTCATTGAGGGTTCCTAGTACTGAAAGAGGCCGTGTTGTTGATGTTCGTATTTATACAAGGGAGCAAGGAGATGAATTACCTCCAGGCGCAAATATGGTGGTAAGAGTTTATGTGGCTCAACGACGAAAAATCCAAGTAGGCGACAAAATGGCTGGTCGCCATGGGAATAAAGGAATTATTAGCCGCATTTTACCTAGAGAAGATATGCCATATTTGCCTGATGGCACTCCTGTAGACATTGTTTTAAATCCACTTGGTGTTCCGAGTCGTATGAACGTTGGACAGGTATTTGAATGTTTGATGGGCTGGGCAGCGGCAAATTTGGATTGCCGTGTCAAGGTTGTTCCATTTGATGAAATGTACGGTGCTGAAAAGTCACAGCAAACTGTTGAGGCCTATTTGCAAAAGGCTGCAAAACAACCAGGAAAGGAATGGGTATATAACCCAGACAGTCCTGGAAAATTGCAATTGATTGATGGCCGCTCAGGTGAGCCTTTTGATCAGCCAGTAACAGTTGGATATGCCCAGATACTTAAATTAGTCCACCTGGTCGATGACAAAATTCATGCACGCTCAACTGGCCCTTATTCTTTGGTCACTCAGCAACCTCTTGGAGGCAAAGCTCAGCAAGGTGGTCAGCGCTTAGGTGAGATGGAGGTTTGGGCTCTTGAGGCTTATGGCGCTGCTTATACATTGCAGGAGCTTTTAACGGTTAAATCAGATGATATGCAAGGTCGCAATGAGGCTTTAAATGCAATTGTTAAAGGGAAGCCGATTCCAAGACCTGGCACTCCTGAATCATTCAAGGTCTTAATGAGAGAGCTTCAATCTTTGGGACTTGATATAGCTGTTTATACCGATGAAGGCAAAGAGGTTGACTTGATGCAGGATGTAAATCCTCGACGAAGTACCCCAAGTAGACCCACTTACGAATCACTAGGAGTCTCAGATTACGACGAAGATTAA
- the rpsT gene encoding 30S ribosomal protein S20: MANNKSSKKRIQIADRNRLQNKSYKSSMRTLIKRCLSACGAYSPDSGEEAKANIQQSMGEAFSKIDKAVKRGVLHRNTGANQKSRLSSAVKKAIDPVVTT, translated from the coding sequence GTGGCAAATAACAAGTCATCCAAGAAGCGCATTCAGATTGCCGATCGCAATCGATTACAGAACAAATCCTATAAGTCTTCTATGCGCACATTAATCAAGCGTTGTTTAAGTGCTTGCGGCGCTTATAGCCCAGACTCTGGAGAAGAGGCCAAAGCAAATATTCAGCAAAGCATGGGTGAAGCTTTCAGTAAAATTGATAAAGCTGTAAAGCGTGGAGTTTTGCATCGTAATACTGGCGCTAATCAAAAATCTCGCCTTAGCTCGGCTGTTAAAAAAGCAATTGACCCAGTTGTGACTACCTAA
- the rpiA gene encoding ribose-5-phosphate isomerase RpiA — protein MLDLQTQMKYAVAQAAVEEIKDGMVLGLGSGSTAALMIQAIGTKLAEGELTDIIGVTTSFQGEVLAAKLGIPLRTLSAVDHIDLAIDGADEVDSHFQLIKGGGACHVQEKLVASLAERFVIVVDSTKLVECLNLSFKLPVEVLPSAWRQVQNNLAKLNGIADLRMAKCKAGPVITDQGNLVLDVSFEGGIQNPEELESEINNIPGVLENGLFVNMADEVLVGEITNGVPGVRNLEKLG, from the coding sequence ATGTTGGACCTACAAACCCAGATGAAATATGCAGTTGCTCAAGCAGCTGTTGAGGAAATAAAAGATGGCATGGTTTTAGGACTGGGCTCAGGTTCTACTGCTGCTTTGATGATTCAGGCTATAGGGACGAAGTTGGCTGAAGGTGAGTTGACTGACATTATTGGAGTTACAACCTCTTTCCAGGGAGAAGTCTTGGCTGCGAAGTTAGGAATACCTTTGCGAACTCTTTCTGCCGTAGACCATATAGATCTAGCTATAGATGGTGCAGATGAAGTTGACTCCCACTTTCAGCTGATCAAGGGTGGGGGAGCTTGTCATGTGCAGGAAAAGCTTGTTGCCTCTTTAGCAGAACGCTTTGTGATAGTCGTAGATTCAACCAAACTTGTTGAATGTTTAAACCTCTCATTTAAGTTACCTGTGGAGGTTTTGCCCTCTGCTTGGCGACAGGTGCAAAACAATTTGGCCAAATTGAATGGAATTGCTGATTTGCGTATGGCTAAGTGTAAAGCTGGGCCAGTGATCACCGATCAAGGGAATCTTGTTTTAGATGTAAGTTTTGAGGGTGGCATTCAAAACCCTGAGGAGCTTGAGAGCGAAATAAATAATATTCCAGGGGTTTTGGAAAATGGCCTTTTTGTAAATATGGCCGATGAGGTTTTAGTGGGTGAGATAACTAATGGTGTGCCAGGTGTTCGTAATCTAGAAAAACTTGGTTAA
- a CDS encoding TatD family hydrolase, whose product MTSYSLIDSHCHIVFPSFEDDLDEVAARWRQAGVRSLLHACVEPSEIPAIRALADRFSELRYSVGVHPLDTKHWKEGTLEVLRTSALSDSRVLAIGELGLDLFRDSNLDEQLDVLRPQLELAVELDLPVIIHCREAASQMLQELQQLQTLGRCPRGVMHCWGGNKEEMEQFLELGFYISFSGTVTFAKAESIHQCACEVPEDRLLVETDCPFLAPVPNRGKRNEPAYVAAVASRIAELRGQTFSSVANSTTENARRLFALP is encoded by the coding sequence GTGACTTCTTACTCGCTGATAGATAGTCATTGTCATATCGTTTTTCCTAGCTTTGAGGACGATTTAGATGAAGTGGCGGCTCGTTGGAGACAAGCAGGGGTCAGGAGTTTGCTTCATGCTTGTGTTGAACCTTCTGAAATACCAGCTATTCGCGCATTAGCAGATCGTTTCTCAGAGTTGCGATATTCCGTGGGTGTCCATCCATTAGATACAAAACACTGGAAAGAGGGAACTCTTGAGGTATTGCGCACTTCAGCATTAAGTGATTCTCGAGTCTTAGCTATAGGAGAACTTGGTCTTGACCTTTTTAGAGATTCAAATCTTGACGAGCAGCTAGATGTCCTGAGGCCACAGCTTGAACTTGCTGTTGAATTGGATCTACCTGTAATTATTCATTGTCGCGAGGCCGCCAGTCAGATGCTGCAAGAACTTCAGCAGCTCCAAACCCTCGGGCGGTGTCCGAGAGGTGTTATGCATTGTTGGGGAGGCAACAAGGAAGAAATGGAACAATTTCTTGAGCTTGGTTTCTACATCAGTTTTAGTGGGACTGTGACGTTCGCTAAAGCTGAATCGATACATCAATGTGCTTGCGAGGTGCCTGAAGATCGGCTTTTAGTCGAAACTGATTGCCCTTTTCTTGCTCCTGTCCCTAATAGAGGGAAACGCAATGAACCTGCATACGTAGCAGCAGTAGCTTCTCGAATAGCTGAGCTTCGAGGTCAGACTTTTTCTTCAGTAGCGAATAGCACTACGGAAAATGCGAGAAGATTATTTGCCTTGCCATGA
- the hisD gene encoding histidinol dehydrogenase — MRCIDGLFEAYKALDRISERTSGAEQDKARCTVENILKEVKENGDAALYRYTELFDGFKPNPLEISPDILQQAWEETPPKLQTALQLAHRRIKDFHQHQRPADLSIKGVHGETLGRRWRPVQHAGIYIPGGRASYPSTVLMNAVPAQVAGVEQVTMVSPGGKNGKINTVVLAAAHLAGINKVFRIGGAQSIGALAFGTETIEPVDVITGPGNIYVTLAKKSVYGKVGIDSLAGPSEVLIIADHTAQIEQIAADLLAQAEHDPLAASILLTTESNIAAAIPRELKRQLKNHPRAKICQSSLANWGLIVICEDLKSCIELSNKFAPEHLELLIENPHSLVEKSTNAGAIFIGNWTPEAIGDYLAGPNHTLPTSGTARFSGALGVETFMKNTSLIEFTQNAFDHTSDAVMELAKSEGLHSHSESIRIRKTL; from the coding sequence ATGCGATGTATTGATGGTCTGTTTGAAGCTTACAAAGCATTAGATCGAATATCTGAGCGCACTTCAGGGGCTGAACAAGATAAAGCAAGGTGCACTGTAGAAAACATCTTGAAAGAGGTTAAAGAAAATGGAGACGCAGCTCTTTATCGCTATACAGAGCTCTTTGACGGCTTCAAGCCAAATCCACTTGAAATAAGTCCAGATATATTGCAACAGGCTTGGGAAGAGACTCCACCGAAGCTTCAAACAGCCCTACAACTAGCGCACCGTCGTATAAAAGATTTCCATCAACATCAACGCCCAGCTGATTTATCAATCAAGGGTGTTCATGGGGAAACACTGGGTCGGAGGTGGAGGCCAGTTCAGCACGCAGGTATTTATATTCCAGGAGGCAGAGCCTCATATCCAAGCACGGTCCTAATGAATGCCGTTCCTGCACAAGTTGCAGGAGTCGAGCAAGTGACAATGGTCTCGCCAGGCGGGAAAAACGGGAAAATCAATACAGTCGTTCTGGCCGCAGCTCATCTTGCAGGTATCAACAAAGTATTTCGTATTGGAGGAGCTCAATCAATTGGCGCACTTGCCTTTGGGACAGAAACCATTGAGCCAGTTGATGTAATAACTGGGCCTGGAAATATTTATGTCACCTTGGCTAAAAAATCCGTCTATGGAAAAGTTGGGATTGACTCTTTGGCTGGGCCAAGTGAAGTTTTAATTATTGCTGACCATACAGCTCAAATTGAACAAATTGCAGCTGACCTACTTGCTCAAGCTGAACATGATCCACTAGCAGCATCAATTTTACTAACTACTGAATCAAACATTGCAGCAGCTATACCACGTGAGCTAAAGCGACAACTCAAAAATCATCCCCGCGCTAAAATATGCCAATCATCACTTGCGAATTGGGGCCTAATAGTTATATGTGAGGATCTAAAATCGTGCATAGAATTAAGCAATAAATTCGCTCCAGAACATCTTGAATTACTAATTGAAAATCCCCATTCACTTGTTGAAAAATCAACTAATGCAGGCGCAATCTTTATAGGCAATTGGACACCCGAAGCTATTGGAGATTATTTAGCAGGACCTAATCACACACTCCCAACCTCTGGAACCGCAAGATTTAGCGGGGCCCTTGGAGTAGAAACCTTTATGAAAAATACATCTCTAATTGAATTCACACAAAATGCTTTTGACCACACATCTGATGCTGTTATGGAATTAGCTAAAAGTGAAGGTCTCCACAGCCATAGTGAATCTATAAGAATTCGGAAAACCCTTTAA